From a single Herbiconiux sp. SALV-R1 genomic region:
- the topA gene encoding type I DNA topoisomerase, whose product MPGPRKLVIVESPTKVKSIAQYLGDGFDVMASVGHIRDLVEPKNLPADLKKGSLGKFSVDVENKFEPYYVVSDAKKKTVAELKKALAGADELYLATDEDREGEAIAWHLLQVLKPKVPVKRMVFHEITREAIERARENTRQIDDALVDAQETRRILDRLYGYEVSPVLWRKVGPGLSAGRVQSAATRLVVDRERERLAFTSANYWDLTATLVPDATAPQTDSFDARLVRLNGERVASGRDFDEAGKLKGKAIALGESAAKALTTALEADGVDIHVTSVESKPYTRRPAAPFTTSTLQQEAARKLRFSARQTMSVAQSLYENGYITYMRTDSPSLSQQAITAARNQASALYGAETIPDKPRLYSGKGKNAQEAHEAIRPAGEVFKTPSELSSTLRGNDFRLYELIWKRTVASQMADARGSTATVTIAAGPVTVDELGGATTAEFSASGTVITFRGFLHAYEEGRDEERNATAEPSEAKLPNLSENQKLAATEIEAAGHDTTPPPRYTEASLVKALDELGIGRPSTYASIISTIIDRGYVTPRGQALVPSWTAFSVVRLLEDFFTELVDYDFTAALEADLDKIAGGEEDRVGWLNGFYFGSDDHPGLRSVIDNMGEIDARAVNSVSVADDITLRIGKYGPYLEVLDPSGDLDAPPRRVNLPQDLAPDELTPEKARELVDAPVVTDRVIGVNPENGKEIVAKDGRFGPYVTELEPAAPEAAADGGAKPAAKKAAAAVKPRTASLFKSMDLATVDLDTALRLLNLPRTVGEDPESGEPITAQGGKFGPYLKKGTDTRSLSSEDLIFEIDLPGALELFAQPKYGARRASSALKEFDADPESGKPIKVKDGRFGPYVTDGVTNATIPRGETVEEIDFERAVQLLADKRAKGPAKPRAKAAAAKKPAAKKPAAAKKPAAKSTAAKTTAAKTTAAKSTAAKTTAAKTTAAKTTAAKTTTRKAPARAADPQP is encoded by the coding sequence TTGCCAGGCCCGAGAAAGCTCGTCATCGTCGAGTCGCCCACCAAGGTGAAGTCCATCGCCCAGTACCTCGGCGACGGCTTCGACGTGATGGCCTCGGTCGGCCACATCCGCGACCTCGTCGAGCCGAAGAACCTGCCTGCCGACCTCAAGAAGGGCTCGCTCGGCAAGTTCTCCGTCGACGTCGAGAACAAGTTCGAGCCCTACTACGTCGTCTCCGACGCCAAGAAGAAGACGGTCGCCGAGCTCAAGAAGGCGCTCGCCGGCGCCGACGAACTCTACCTCGCCACTGATGAAGACCGCGAGGGCGAAGCCATCGCCTGGCACCTGCTCCAGGTGCTGAAGCCCAAGGTGCCCGTGAAGCGCATGGTCTTCCACGAGATCACCCGCGAAGCCATCGAGCGGGCCCGCGAGAACACCCGTCAGATCGACGACGCCCTGGTCGACGCCCAGGAGACCCGCCGCATCCTCGACCGCCTCTACGGCTACGAGGTCAGCCCCGTGCTCTGGCGCAAGGTCGGCCCCGGCCTGAGCGCCGGCCGCGTGCAGTCTGCGGCAACCCGTCTCGTGGTCGACCGCGAACGCGAACGCCTCGCTTTCACCTCGGCCAACTACTGGGACCTCACGGCCACCCTCGTCCCCGACGCCACCGCCCCGCAGACCGACTCCTTCGACGCGCGCCTCGTGCGTCTGAACGGCGAGCGCGTGGCCTCCGGCCGCGACTTCGACGAGGCCGGAAAGCTCAAGGGCAAGGCGATCGCTCTCGGCGAGTCGGCCGCGAAGGCTCTCACGACGGCGCTCGAGGCCGACGGCGTCGACATCCACGTCACCTCCGTCGAGTCGAAGCCCTACACCCGCCGCCCGGCAGCCCCCTTTACCACCTCCACCCTGCAGCAGGAGGCGGCCCGCAAGCTCCGCTTCTCCGCCCGACAGACCATGAGCGTGGCCCAGTCGCTCTACGAGAACGGCTACATCACCTACATGCGCACCGACTCGCCGTCGCTGTCGCAGCAGGCCATCACGGCGGCCCGCAACCAGGCGAGCGCTCTCTACGGCGCCGAGACGATCCCCGACAAGCCGCGCCTCTACAGCGGCAAGGGCAAGAACGCTCAGGAGGCGCACGAGGCCATCCGCCCCGCCGGCGAGGTGTTCAAGACGCCGAGCGAGCTCTCCTCCACGCTGCGCGGCAACGACTTCCGGCTCTACGAGCTCATCTGGAAGCGCACCGTCGCCTCCCAGATGGCGGATGCGCGGGGTTCGACCGCCACGGTCACGATCGCCGCCGGGCCGGTCACCGTCGACGAACTGGGCGGTGCGACCACCGCGGAGTTCTCCGCATCCGGAACCGTCATCACCTTCCGCGGGTTCCTGCACGCCTACGAGGAGGGCAGGGATGAGGAGCGCAACGCCACTGCCGAGCCCTCCGAGGCGAAGCTGCCGAACCTCAGCGAGAACCAGAAGCTCGCCGCGACCGAGATCGAGGCCGCCGGCCACGACACCACGCCGCCCCCGCGCTACACCGAGGCCAGCCTGGTGAAGGCTCTTGACGAGCTCGGCATCGGCCGCCCTTCGACGTACGCGTCGATCATCTCGACCATCATCGACCGCGGCTACGTCACCCCGCGCGGGCAGGCACTCGTTCCCAGCTGGACGGCCTTCTCCGTGGTGCGACTGCTCGAAGACTTCTTCACCGAACTCGTCGACTACGACTTCACCGCGGCGCTCGAGGCCGACCTCGACAAGATCGCCGGCGGCGAAGAAGACCGGGTCGGCTGGCTGAACGGCTTCTACTTCGGCAGCGACGACCACCCCGGCCTCCGCAGCGTCATCGACAACATGGGTGAGATCGACGCGCGCGCGGTCAACTCGGTCTCCGTCGCCGACGACATCACCCTGCGCATCGGCAAGTACGGCCCCTACCTCGAGGTGCTCGACCCGTCGGGCGACCTCGACGCGCCCCCGCGTCGGGTCAACCTTCCGCAAGACCTCGCGCCCGACGAACTCACCCCCGAGAAGGCGCGCGAACTCGTCGACGCCCCCGTGGTCACCGACCGCGTCATCGGGGTCAACCCCGAGAACGGCAAGGAGATCGTGGCGAAAGACGGGCGATTCGGTCCGTACGTCACCGAGCTCGAACCGGCAGCGCCCGAGGCTGCCGCCGACGGCGGCGCCAAGCCGGCCGCGAAGAAGGCGGCGGCCGCGGTGAAGCCGCGCACCGCATCCCTGTTCAAGTCGATGGATCTCGCCACCGTCGACCTCGACACCGCACTGCGCCTGCTCAACCTGCCGCGCACGGTGGGTGAAGACCCCGAGTCGGGCGAACCCATCACAGCGCAGGGCGGCAAGTTCGGCCCCTACCTGAAGAAGGGCACCGATACCCGCAGCCTGTCGAGTGAAGACCTCATCTTCGAGATCGACCTCCCGGGAGCCCTCGAGCTGTTCGCGCAGCCGAAGTACGGCGCCCGGCGTGCCTCGTCGGCACTGAAGGAATTCGACGCCGACCCCGAGAGCGGCAAGCCGATCAAGGTCAAAGACGGGCGCTTCGGGCCGTACGTCACCGACGGGGTGACCAACGCGACGATCCCGCGGGGCGAGACCGTCGAGGAGATCGACTTCGAGCGCGCCGTGCAGCTGCTCGCCGACAAGCGCGCCAAGGGCCCCGCCAAGCCCCGCGCCAAGGCGGCAGCCGCCAAGAAGCCCGCCGCCAAGAAGCCCGCGGCAGCCAAGAAGCCCGCAGCGAAGTCCACCGCCGCGAAGACGACGGCAGCCAAGACGACGGCAGCGAAGTCGACCGCCGCCAAGACCACCGCCGCGAAGACCACGGCAGCCAAGACGACCGCCGCGAAGACCACCACCCGCAAGGCCCCTGCCCGCGCGGCCGACCCCCAGCCGTGA
- a CDS encoding Gfo/Idh/MocA family protein: protein MTELRWGIVGTGGIASAFTTDLLATGHSVAAVGSRTKESATAFADRFGIPTAHGSYAELVADPDVDIVYVATPHPSHAADAQLAIAAGKHVLVEKSFTVNEAEARAVATAAAEAGVVVMEAMWTRFLPHMVRVREIIAEGTLGDVRTVIADHGQKLPSDPAHRINNRELGGGGLLDLAIYPVSFSIDVLGLPTRILASATMSSTGVDRQTAIIFEHEGGRQSISQSAIDASGPVQAAVIGTDARIEIDSWWYGPTTFRVIASDGSVIERFEQPVVSRGMQYQADEIERLIEAGESSGTILPLEESVAIMGVLDEVRRQIGLSYPGE, encoded by the coding sequence GTGACCGAACTCCGCTGGGGAATCGTGGGCACCGGAGGCATCGCCTCGGCCTTCACCACCGACCTGCTCGCCACCGGCCATTCCGTGGCGGCCGTGGGCTCGCGCACGAAGGAATCCGCCACCGCCTTCGCGGACCGCTTCGGCATCCCCACCGCGCACGGCAGCTACGCCGAGCTGGTCGCCGATCCCGACGTCGACATCGTCTACGTGGCGACGCCGCATCCATCTCACGCCGCCGATGCGCAGCTCGCCATCGCCGCGGGCAAGCACGTGCTCGTCGAGAAGTCGTTCACCGTGAACGAGGCCGAGGCGAGGGCCGTCGCGACGGCGGCCGCCGAGGCGGGCGTGGTGGTGATGGAGGCGATGTGGACGCGCTTCCTCCCGCACATGGTGCGCGTGCGCGAGATCATCGCCGAGGGCACGCTCGGCGACGTGCGCACGGTCATCGCCGACCACGGCCAGAAGCTCCCCTCCGACCCGGCGCACCGCATCAACAACCGCGAACTCGGCGGCGGCGGCCTGCTCGACCTCGCCATCTACCCGGTGTCGTTCTCCATCGACGTGCTCGGCCTGCCGACACGCATCCTCGCCAGCGCCACGATGTCGAGCACCGGGGTCGACCGGCAGACCGCGATCATCTTCGAGCACGAGGGCGGGCGCCAGTCGATCTCGCAGAGCGCCATCGACGCCAGTGGTCCGGTGCAGGCCGCGGTCATCGGCACGGATGCGCGCATCGAGATCGACTCGTGGTGGTACGGCCCGACGACCTTCCGCGTCATCGCCTCCGACGGCAGCGTCATCGAGCGGTTCGAGCAGCCCGTGGTGTCGCGCGGGATGCAGTACCAGGCCGACGAGATCGAGCGCCTCATCGAGGCGGGGGAGAGCTCCGGCACGATCCTCCCGCTCGAGGAGTCGGTGGCGATCATGGGCGTGCTCGACGAGGTGCGTCGTCAGATTGGGCTGAGCTACCCCGGCGAATGA
- a CDS encoding TadE family type IV pilus minor pilin encodes MSAEFAVALPAVIVVLAVGMGALQVGAMQVRVADAAADAARLLGRGEADAASARVAALGPGAAPEVVHTGHLVCVTVRAEPALAFLSGTLELSASGCALDDTAPAPGETGR; translated from the coding sequence GTGAGCGCGGAGTTCGCAGTGGCGCTGCCCGCTGTGATCGTCGTGCTCGCCGTTGGCATGGGGGCGCTTCAGGTGGGTGCGATGCAGGTGCGGGTCGCAGATGCCGCAGCCGACGCGGCCCGACTGCTCGGGCGGGGTGAGGCCGACGCCGCATCCGCCCGGGTGGCGGCGCTCGGCCCAGGCGCCGCGCCGGAGGTCGTGCACACCGGGCACCTGGTCTGCGTCACCGTGCGTGCGGAACCTGCCCTCGCGTTCCTCAGCGGAACCCTCGAGCTCAGCGCCTCCGGCTGCGCCCTCGACGACACCGCGCCCGCCCCCGGGGAGACCGGACGATGA
- the tmk gene encoding dTMP kinase: MSGLFITLEGGDGAGKTTQAELLESWLAAQGCTVVRTREPGGTEIGNEVREIVLHSRGHIAPRAEALLYAADRAHHISTKVRPALERGEVVVQDRYLDSSVAYQGAGRVLDAGEIRELSLWAAEGLLPDLTILLDLDEDAARARLDGANKRFDRLEAEKSDFHRRVREAFLALARDEPDRFLVIDAAREPETIAAEVRERVAPLLAASDATRTG, translated from the coding sequence GTGAGCGGCCTGTTCATCACGCTCGAGGGCGGTGACGGCGCGGGCAAGACCACCCAGGCGGAGCTGCTCGAGTCGTGGCTCGCTGCCCAGGGTTGCACTGTGGTGCGCACGCGCGAACCCGGCGGCACCGAGATCGGCAACGAGGTGCGCGAGATCGTGCTGCACAGCCGCGGCCACATCGCGCCGCGCGCCGAGGCTCTGCTCTACGCCGCCGACCGCGCCCACCACATCAGCACCAAGGTGCGCCCGGCGCTCGAGCGCGGCGAGGTCGTGGTGCAAGACCGCTACCTCGACTCCTCGGTGGCGTACCAGGGCGCGGGCCGCGTACTCGATGCCGGAGAGATCCGCGAGCTGTCGCTCTGGGCCGCGGAGGGCCTGCTGCCCGACCTCACCATCCTGCTCGACCTCGACGAAGACGCGGCCCGGGCTAGGCTCGACGGCGCCAACAAGCGCTTCGATCGCCTCGAAGCGGAGAAGAGCGACTTCCACCGGCGAGTGCGGGAGGCGTTCCTCGCCCTCGCCCGCGACGAGCCCGACCGCTTCCTCGTCATCGACGCCGCCCGCGAGCCCGAGACCATCGCCGCCGAGGTGCGCGAGCGCGTCGCCCCCCTCCTCGCGGCGAGCGACGCGACCCGAACCGGCTGA
- a CDS encoding Rv3654c family TadE-like protein — protein MTAITHRGLTRAGPDHVHAEAGTPRRSEEGSGSVLGLALITAFALAAALFVPMGGALAAGQQLRGAADAAALAAADTASGRVAGEPCAFAAEAAGATGAALTACTVDASGTASVTVATTIVGIAVTVRARAGPPQETIAST, from the coding sequence ATGACGGCCATCACTCATCGCGGCCTCACCCGAGCGGGTCCCGATCACGTGCACGCGGAGGCCGGAACTCCGCGCCGCAGTGAGGAGGGGAGCGGGAGCGTGCTGGGGCTCGCGCTCATCACCGCGTTCGCTCTCGCTGCAGCGCTCTTCGTGCCGATGGGTGGAGCGCTCGCCGCCGGCCAGCAGTTGCGGGGAGCGGCAGACGCCGCGGCGCTCGCCGCAGCCGACACCGCGTCGGGCCGGGTGGCCGGTGAACCCTGCGCGTTCGCCGCCGAGGCGGCAGGAGCAACGGGGGCCGCACTCACCGCGTGCACGGTCGACGCGAGTGGCACCGCATCGGTCACCGTGGCGACGACGATCGTCGGCATCGCCGTCACGGTGCGAGCCCGGGCGGGCCCGCCTCAGGAGACGATCGCCTCCACGTAG
- a CDS encoding TetR family transcriptional regulator, with protein sequence MTVEPEEVGLRERKRRATRRSIQLAVLRLTAENGLDQVTIDEISRDAGVSPRTFFNYFPTKEASLAGDAPFSLTPDAIEAFVEAGPGGDPLGEILEVMAAQAHEDGEIDPELHSLRHRVMNDYPQIFAMRIDRMRAFEASIAETVERRLRRDAEKQGDDPGDSEPAEKARMVGLVTMAVARGSWLAWAEHPDVESLPETIRHAYARLREIVPPPAREASAQSAGGVVDAS encoded by the coding sequence ATGACCGTCGAACCCGAAGAGGTCGGTCTCCGTGAGCGCAAGAGGAGAGCGACCAGGCGCAGCATCCAGCTCGCCGTGCTGCGCCTCACCGCCGAGAACGGCCTCGACCAGGTGACGATCGACGAGATCAGCCGCGACGCCGGGGTCTCGCCGCGAACCTTCTTCAACTACTTCCCCACGAAAGAGGCGTCGCTCGCGGGCGACGCCCCGTTCTCGCTCACGCCCGACGCGATCGAGGCCTTCGTCGAGGCGGGGCCGGGCGGCGACCCGCTCGGGGAGATCCTCGAGGTGATGGCCGCACAGGCCCACGAAGACGGTGAGATCGACCCCGAGCTGCACAGCCTGCGGCACCGGGTGATGAACGACTATCCGCAGATCTTCGCCATGCGCATCGACCGCATGCGTGCCTTCGAAGCCTCGATCGCCGAGACCGTCGAGCGCCGCCTCCGGCGCGACGCTGAGAAGCAGGGCGACGACCCCGGCGACTCCGAGCCCGCCGAGAAGGCACGGATGGTCGGGCTCGTCACCATGGCCGTCGCGCGAGGGTCATGGCTGGCCTGGGCGGAGCATCCTGACGTGGAGTCGCTGCCCGAGACCATTCGGCACGCCTACGCGAGGTTGAGGGAGATCGTGCCGCCGCCCGCTCGGGAGGCTTCGGCCCAGAGCGCCGGGGGCGTGGTGGACGCGAGCTGA
- a CDS encoding DNA polymerase III subunit delta', which yields MTVWNDLTGQDAAIEVFRAAAESAAAGRTGATGASSTGGASGAGSAGAAGTDSMTHAWLITGPPGSGRSNLGYAFASALLCANGGCGVCPDCRQVASRTHPDLSILATERVVITIDEVRKLVSASQFSPSVSRYRVVVIEDADRMAERTSNVLLKALEEPPERTVWILCAPSEADLLPTIRSRVRSVRLRVPGTEDVASLVMRRDGVDHELALQAARESQSHIGMAHRLATNEEARLRRAETLDLALQVVTVGDAVRGAARLLELAGADAQAITEERDAEERAAALRSLGVEPGQPVPPALRGQIKALEDDQKRRATRSLRDGIDRILTDLLSLYRDVVVVQLGAGLELVNEAIAERVKRSAADNDPTSTLAAMDAIADARRRIAANVAPALALEAMLVTVAEANRSAARKG from the coding sequence ATGACCGTCTGGAACGACCTCACCGGCCAAGACGCCGCGATCGAGGTGTTCCGCGCGGCCGCGGAGTCGGCAGCGGCCGGCCGCACCGGCGCGACGGGCGCAAGCAGCACGGGCGGTGCGAGCGGCGCGGGTAGCGCAGGTGCCGCGGGCACCGACTCCATGACGCACGCCTGGCTCATCACCGGCCCGCCCGGCTCCGGCCGCTCGAACCTGGGCTACGCCTTCGCCTCGGCGCTGCTGTGCGCGAACGGCGGATGCGGGGTCTGCCCCGACTGCCGACAGGTCGCCTCCCGCACGCATCCCGATCTGTCGATCCTCGCCACCGAACGCGTGGTCATCACCATCGACGAGGTGCGCAAACTCGTCTCGGCCTCGCAGTTCTCGCCGTCGGTCTCCCGCTACCGCGTGGTCGTGATCGAAGACGCCGACCGCATGGCGGAGCGCACCTCGAACGTGCTGCTCAAGGCGCTCGAGGAGCCGCCCGAGCGCACGGTGTGGATTCTGTGCGCACCGAGCGAGGCCGACCTTCTGCCCACCATCCGCTCGCGGGTGCGCTCGGTGCGACTGCGGGTGCCCGGCACCGAAGACGTGGCGTCGCTCGTGATGCGCCGCGACGGCGTCGACCACGAGCTCGCGCTGCAGGCGGCCCGTGAGTCGCAGAGCCACATCGGCATGGCCCACCGTCTCGCCACCAACGAAGAGGCGCGCCTCCGGCGAGCCGAGACCCTCGACCTGGCCCTGCAGGTGGTGACCGTGGGCGACGCGGTGCGCGGCGCGGCCCGCCTGCTCGAGCTCGCGGGCGCCGATGCGCAGGCCATCACCGAGGAGCGCGACGCCGAGGAGCGCGCAGCCGCCCTCCGCTCGCTCGGCGTCGAGCCCGGCCAACCCGTGCCGCCCGCGCTCCGCGGTCAGATCAAGGCGCTCGAAGACGACCAGAAGCGCCGCGCCACCCGAAGCCTTCGCGACGGCATCGACCGCATCCTCACCGATCTGCTCTCCCTTTACCGCGACGTCGTCGTCGTGCAGCTCGGCGCCGGCCTCGAGCTCGTGAACGAGGCGATCGCCGAACGGGTGAAGCGGTCGGCCGCCGATAACGATCCGACATCGACCCTCGCGGCGATGGACGCCATCGCCGATGCGCGTCGCAGGATTGCCGCAAACGTCGCTCCGGCCCTCGCGCTGGAGGCGATGCTCGTCACCGTCGCTGAGGCGAACCGATCAGCGGCACGAAAGGGTTGA
- a CDS encoding DUF4244 domain-containing protein has product MPTVAAVGLAGLLVVILKGDDVKGMLTELIHRALTSAG; this is encoded by the coding sequence GTGCCCACTGTAGCGGCTGTCGGGCTCGCCGGCCTTCTCGTGGTGATCCTGAAAGGCGACGACGTCAAGGGGATGCTCACCGAGCTCATCCACCGTGCTCTCACCTCGGCGGGGTGA
- a CDS encoding recombinase family protein, whose translation MVVRVGIYARQSVAEDVGIEQQVASCQKYVDAKPGWEVVDIYDDNNVSASKARGPKTKWSAMLRAVEAGELDAVVATRIDRVFRRMEDWMLFKGTDTADDDARVFLVFSDSGLDTSTPYGKLMVGLLTEIAQFEIAMKDERLLPYKAARREAGHPTPGKAPYGYQWVPASKRDADGTRYAVVEHEAEAIRYAMEQIIARAPIGATIREMAKKNMFDRNGKPFGRSTLRRILLSPFVAGMLPPTQSSLPGKYTPENVDPTLCRPGAWDAIVSEPQWLAAREELLDPVRRSNHGDVTRKHLLSGLARCGQCGGPVRSAQTREKYKGYRCPAGHFLRRGEDLDRWALLLVFLRLSEPGAETLIKKPKKGIDLPLLVARRDELRAANDGLAKLVATGLWSAEQVIAERLKNDDELEIINVNIAAHAESDPLSSLLYSPEERMQLIMTSTLDSQRKIFNSLVKAFYIYPVGKGNRLAQYPDGAAGTTHIVWRAQALPSEFPLTPSPAFSEFSTVPAVSDNTKLRLAVATSKGLPY comes from the coding sequence ATGGTCGTTCGCGTAGGGATTTACGCCCGTCAATCCGTCGCCGAGGATGTCGGTATCGAGCAACAGGTAGCCTCTTGCCAGAAGTACGTCGATGCTAAGCCAGGCTGGGAAGTCGTCGATATCTACGACGACAACAATGTGTCAGCTTCGAAAGCCAGGGGACCGAAGACCAAGTGGTCAGCGATGTTGAGGGCTGTCGAGGCAGGCGAGCTTGACGCGGTCGTGGCTACGCGCATCGACCGGGTGTTTCGTCGGATGGAAGATTGGATGCTCTTCAAAGGCACTGACACCGCTGACGACGACGCCAGAGTGTTCCTGGTATTTTCAGATAGCGGTCTTGATACCTCAACGCCCTACGGGAAGCTGATGGTTGGGCTGCTCACTGAAATTGCGCAGTTCGAGATAGCGATGAAGGATGAGCGGCTTCTTCCATATAAAGCAGCTCGGCGCGAAGCTGGGCATCCGACCCCTGGGAAAGCGCCTTATGGCTATCAATGGGTACCGGCGAGCAAGCGTGATGCCGACGGCACACGCTATGCCGTCGTGGAGCACGAAGCCGAGGCAATCCGCTATGCCATGGAACAAATCATCGCCAGAGCACCTATCGGCGCGACCATCCGAGAGATGGCTAAGAAGAACATGTTCGACCGCAACGGCAAGCCGTTTGGTCGTTCGACTCTGAGGAGAATTCTTCTCAGCCCGTTCGTGGCGGGCATGCTTCCCCCGACTCAATCGTCTCTGCCGGGAAAGTACACGCCGGAGAACGTTGACCCCACGCTGTGCCGACCCGGTGCCTGGGACGCCATCGTCAGCGAACCGCAGTGGCTGGCGGCAAGGGAGGAACTTCTTGATCCGGTTCGCCGGTCCAACCATGGAGATGTGACGAGAAAGCATCTGCTCTCCGGTCTGGCTCGCTGCGGACAATGCGGGGGTCCGGTGCGTTCCGCACAGACCCGAGAGAAGTACAAAGGCTATCGCTGCCCCGCTGGTCACTTCCTCCGTAGGGGCGAAGACCTCGACCGATGGGCGCTGCTTCTGGTATTTCTGCGTCTTTCGGAACCCGGCGCTGAGACTCTGATCAAAAAGCCGAAGAAAGGTATTGACCTTCCACTTCTCGTTGCGCGACGCGATGAACTCAGGGCAGCAAATGACGGGCTTGCGAAGCTCGTCGCCACCGGCTTGTGGTCTGCCGAGCAGGTGATTGCAGAACGTCTAAAGAATGACGACGAGCTTGAAATCATCAACGTGAATATTGCGGCTCACGCCGAGAGTGACCCGCTTTCGTCGCTGCTCTACTCCCCTGAAGAGCGCATGCAGTTGATCATGACGAGCACCCTCGATTCTCAGAGGAAGATTTTCAACTCATTAGTCAAGGCTTTCTACATCTACCCAGTTGGAAAAGGTAATCGTCTTGCTCAGTACCCTGATGGCGCGGCTGGCACGACGCACATCGTATGGAGAGCTCAGGCTCTACCCTCCGAGTTTCCCCTAACACCATCACCCGCATTCTCCGAGTTCTCGACCGTTCCGGCAGTTAGTGACAACACAAAGCTGAGACTGGCTGTAGCGACGTCTAAGGGGCTGCCCTACTGA
- a CDS encoding alpha/beta hydrolase has translation MRTASRTGALAAVVLATALALSGCVTWFVDAQRGGSPSAPTTSTPTAEDVPADLQRFYGQVLEWQPCSGSFLCTTAIAPLDWNDPTGDTIELALIKKPASGGERLGSLFVNPGGPGGSAYDMVEQSADFAAHPEVQQSYDLIGYDPRGTGHSDAVRCLTDAERDAWLYDIIPGERGSKEWIEAYTKAAADFGAKCAENTGPLLEHIDTESTTRDLDMLRAAVGDTKLNYLGYSYGTFLGAIYADNFPDKVGRMVLDGAEDPRSSGFDITISQAAGFENALKSYLADCASRSDCWFDGSADSALTGIQKLLAQVDESPVRASDGRELGSSSLLTAIFYPLYNESSWPYLDTLFTSVADGQADYAFQLADAYNSRNPDGSYADNLIESFNAISCADYPAQTDPGVIAEQNEKLIEASPTVGPYWTFGDIGCAEWPYPSTRVPGPVTAAGSDPILVVGTTGDPATPYAWAEALADQLENGHLVTFEGEGHTAYNSSSCVAAVVDDYFLTGTVPASDPECTS, from the coding sequence ATGAGAACCGCCAGCCGCACAGGGGCGCTCGCCGCGGTCGTGCTCGCCACGGCCCTCGCCCTCTCCGGGTGCGTCACCTGGTTCGTCGACGCCCAGCGCGGCGGTTCGCCGTCGGCACCGACCACCTCGACCCCCACCGCCGAAGACGTGCCCGCCGACCTGCAGCGCTTCTACGGCCAGGTGCTGGAGTGGCAGCCGTGCAGCGGCTCGTTCCTCTGCACCACGGCCATCGCGCCGCTCGACTGGAACGACCCCACCGGCGACACCATCGAACTCGCGCTCATCAAGAAGCCGGCCTCGGGCGGCGAGCGGCTCGGCTCGCTGTTCGTGAACCCGGGCGGGCCCGGCGGCTCCGCCTACGACATGGTGGAGCAGTCCGCCGACTTCGCCGCGCATCCCGAGGTGCAGCAGTCGTACGACCTCATCGGCTACGACCCGCGGGGCACTGGCCACTCCGACGCCGTGCGGTGCCTCACCGACGCCGAGCGCGACGCCTGGCTGTACGACATCATCCCGGGGGAGCGCGGTTCGAAGGAGTGGATCGAGGCCTACACGAAGGCCGCCGCCGACTTCGGGGCCAAATGCGCCGAGAACACGGGGCCGCTGCTCGAGCACATCGACACGGAGAGCACCACCCGCGACCTCGACATGCTGCGGGCCGCGGTGGGCGACACGAAGCTCAACTACCTCGGCTACTCCTACGGCACCTTCCTCGGCGCGATCTACGCCGACAACTTCCCCGACAAGGTCGGCCGCATGGTGCTCGACGGTGCCGAAGACCCGCGCTCGAGCGGCTTCGACATCACCATCTCGCAGGCCGCGGGGTTCGAGAACGCGCTGAAGAGCTACCTCGCCGACTGCGCCTCCCGCTCCGACTGCTGGTTCGACGGCAGCGCCGACTCCGCGCTCACCGGCATCCAGAAGCTGCTCGCCCAGGTCGACGAGAGCCCTGTGCGCGCAAGCGACGGCCGCGAGCTCGGCTCCAGCTCGCTGCTCACCGCTATCTTCTACCCGCTCTACAACGAGTCGAGCTGGCCTTACCTCGACACCCTCTTCACCTCGGTCGCCGACGGGCAGGCCGACTACGCCTTCCAGCTGGCCGACGCCTACAACAGCCGCAACCCCGACGGCAGCTACGCCGACAACCTCATCGAGTCGTTCAATGCCATCTCCTGCGCCGACTACCCGGCCCAGACCGACCCCGGGGTCATCGCCGAGCAGAACGAGAAGCTCATCGAGGCCTCGCCCACAGTCGGCCCGTACTGGACCTTCGGCGACATCGGATGCGCGGAATGGCCCTACCCCAGCACCCGCGTGCCCGGGCCGGTCACCGCAGCAGGCTCCGACCCCATCCTCGTCGTCGGTACGACGGGAGACCCGGCGACCCCGTACGCGTGGGCCGAAGCGCTCGCCGACCAGCTCGAGAACGGCCACCTCGTGACCTTCGAGGGGGAGGGGCACACCGCCTACAACTCCTCGAGCTGCGTGGCGGCGGTCGTCGACGACTACTTCCTGACCGGCACGGTTCCCGCCAGCGACCCCGAGTGCACCAGCTGA